Proteins from one Ramlibacter sp. PS4R-6 genomic window:
- a CDS encoding ABC transporter permease — MAAVFLKEFQQMMRDRLTFAMAVGVPILQLVLFGYAINTDPKGLPTALVAADSGPMAASVVATLQNTGYFRIVHAGVDEGEAERMLEEGRVQFLVVIPPQFSRRIVRGERPQMLVAVDATDPSASGNALAALAAATDRALERQLTGPLQRLAEKPGPFEVVVHKRYNPEGLSRYNIVPGLIGTILTMTMVMLTGLAMTRERERGTLENLLATPVRPSEVMVGKILPYVVLGYVQLGVILGAAALLFHVPLEGSFVLLMAMIGVFIVANLGVGFTFSTLARNQLQAMQMTFFFFLPSMLLSGFMFPFRGMPEWAQALGEVLPLTHFLRIVRGIMLKGNSLVELWPELWPMVLFMAVAAAVALKRYRQTLD; from the coding sequence ATGGCGGCGGTGTTCCTCAAGGAATTCCAGCAGATGATGCGCGACCGCCTGACCTTCGCCATGGCGGTGGGCGTGCCCATCCTGCAGCTGGTGCTGTTCGGCTACGCGATCAACACCGACCCCAAGGGCCTGCCCACCGCGCTGGTCGCCGCCGACAGCGGCCCGATGGCGGCCAGCGTCGTCGCGACGCTGCAGAACACCGGCTACTTCCGCATCGTGCACGCGGGCGTCGACGAAGGCGAGGCGGAGCGCATGCTGGAAGAAGGGCGCGTGCAGTTCCTCGTGGTGATCCCGCCGCAGTTCTCGCGCCGCATCGTGCGCGGCGAGCGCCCGCAGATGCTGGTGGCCGTCGATGCGACCGACCCGTCGGCGTCGGGCAATGCGCTGGCCGCGCTCGCGGCGGCGACGGACCGCGCGCTGGAGCGCCAGCTCACCGGCCCGCTGCAGCGCCTCGCGGAAAAGCCCGGGCCCTTCGAAGTCGTCGTGCACAAGCGCTACAACCCCGAGGGCCTGTCGCGCTACAACATCGTGCCGGGGCTGATCGGCACCATCCTCACCATGACGATGGTGATGCTCACGGGCCTGGCGATGACCCGGGAGCGCGAACGCGGCACGCTCGAGAACCTGCTGGCCACGCCGGTGCGGCCGTCGGAGGTGATGGTGGGCAAGATCCTGCCGTACGTCGTGCTCGGCTACGTGCAGCTGGGCGTGATCCTCGGCGCGGCCGCGCTGCTCTTCCACGTGCCGCTGGAAGGCAGCTTCGTGCTGCTGATGGCGATGATCGGCGTGTTCATCGTGGCCAACCTGGGCGTTGGCTTCACCTTCTCCACGCTCGCGCGCAACCAGCTGCAGGCCATGCAGATGACGTTCTTCTTCTTCCTGCCGAGCATGCTGCTGTCCGGGTTCATGTTCCCGTTCCGCGGCATGCCCGAGTGGGCGCAGGCGCTGGGCGAGGTGCTCCCGCTCACGCACTTCCTGCGCATCGTGCGCGGCATCATGCTCAAGGGCAACTCGCTGGTGGAGCTGTGGCCCGAGCTGTGGCCCATGGTGCTCTTCATGGCGGTGGCCGCCGCCGTAGCGCTCAAGCGTTACCGGCAAACCCTGGATTGA
- a CDS encoding cellulase family glycosylhydrolase produces the protein MKLRRRDFNKATASAIAVAVTGCGGGGGGGEAPAPVAAGPAPAPAPAPAPAPAPAPGPAPAPAPVPAPAPAPTPAPAPAPTPAPPGALRMGANLAGMQAAMGNLRYGQGTQVNIDWAVPRRADVQWLAANGYNMNRLPIQWEMLQPVLFDTNINTATRAIVGNPGEFNATYQSYITSVLDAHAQAGIKCWIDLHNYCRYVDFVYQADGSVRGLVRPSVAGIYPYTSDSSQVITRIMATAPGATLRPAHFTDFWTRAARLWKDHPGFGGYGLINEPYNMPSPGSTVESGADGVQDLNIWPTFAKAAIDAIRAIDPATPIYLDSNYWSAAFTLGTNNPAWPIQGTNIIYDVHMYLDAFSTGQRFDYDVELSRGASVGVGNVPINADTGWLRLKSAVDFAAPRGMKLALGETGMPIDDPRWQEMFQRLTDYARSNGVEIYPWNGGSHWPLHNSPMHFVPGWHQNRTIEPAASGVLKRTANVRSATVFDDGPGYALAGTPVTITVYARGYVASPVTVSISSNNGGTLSASSITLPAGANPQATYTFTPAADRITTLSYAVSGGLNAPPPRKVYSLADPVAYSATNLAEAARAIVAKYAACKWEMADGYTDYLGGGSLAQAGQPVRAIADSGWGSSAGNAMEMLNWMNTDSASLANMPPAVMRVINGKRATDHTGWATSGFWCRKSAPIDVMQPNPKNVVPYTVGDAHFVLAAVSLNAPQDGLVFQASNAYTRAASQLMIAGGRPRATLTDYSGNTVTLTANNALAAGAPSVLTFASNVGAQRLRVDSAPAATGSTLIERSAFDQMMIGWGFSMFYPQQGFGGNVFGVITGRGAPSDAELQVMERYLMSMAG, from the coding sequence ATGAAATTGAGGCGGCGGGATTTCAACAAGGCCACGGCGAGCGCGATCGCGGTGGCGGTCACGGGTTGCGGCGGCGGCGGCGGCGGGGGCGAAGCGCCCGCGCCGGTTGCGGCCGGGCCGGCGCCCGCGCCGGCACCTGCACCGGCTCCCGCGCCGGCACCCGCCCCGGGCCCTGCGCCCGCACCGGCGCCCGTTCCCGCACCCGCGCCGGCCCCCACGCCTGCGCCGGCTCCTGCTCCCACGCCCGCGCCGCCCGGTGCGCTGCGCATGGGTGCCAACCTCGCGGGCATGCAGGCCGCGATGGGCAACCTGCGCTACGGCCAGGGCACGCAGGTGAACATCGACTGGGCCGTGCCGCGCCGCGCCGACGTGCAATGGCTCGCGGCCAACGGCTACAACATGAACCGCCTGCCGATCCAGTGGGAGATGCTGCAGCCGGTGCTGTTCGACACCAACATCAACACGGCGACGCGCGCCATCGTCGGCAACCCCGGCGAATTCAACGCCACCTACCAGTCGTACATCACGAGCGTGCTCGATGCGCATGCGCAGGCCGGCATCAAGTGCTGGATCGACCTGCACAACTACTGCCGCTACGTCGACTTCGTGTACCAGGCCGACGGCTCCGTGCGCGGGCTCGTGCGTCCGTCGGTGGCCGGCATCTACCCGTACACCAGCGACTCCTCGCAGGTCATCACCCGCATCATGGCCACCGCGCCCGGCGCGACGCTGCGCCCCGCGCACTTCACCGACTTCTGGACGCGCGCCGCGCGCCTGTGGAAGGACCACCCGGGCTTCGGCGGCTACGGCCTGATCAACGAGCCGTACAACATGCCCTCGCCGGGCAGCACCGTCGAAAGCGGCGCCGACGGCGTGCAGGACCTGAACATCTGGCCGACGTTCGCCAAGGCCGCGATCGACGCGATCCGCGCCATCGACCCGGCGACGCCGATCTACCTGGACAGCAACTACTGGAGCGCCGCCTTCACGCTGGGCACCAACAACCCGGCGTGGCCGATCCAGGGCACGAACATCATCTACGACGTGCACATGTACCTCGACGCGTTCTCCACGGGGCAGCGCTTCGACTACGACGTGGAGCTGTCGCGCGGCGCCAGCGTGGGCGTGGGCAACGTGCCGATCAACGCCGACACCGGCTGGCTGCGCCTGAAGAGCGCGGTGGACTTCGCCGCGCCGCGCGGCATGAAGCTCGCGCTGGGCGAGACGGGCATGCCGATCGACGACCCGCGCTGGCAGGAGATGTTCCAGCGCCTCACCGACTACGCACGCAGCAACGGCGTGGAGATCTACCCGTGGAACGGCGGCAGCCACTGGCCGCTGCACAACAGCCCCATGCACTTCGTGCCCGGCTGGCACCAGAACCGCACCATCGAACCGGCGGCGTCCGGCGTGCTCAAGCGCACGGCCAACGTGCGCAGCGCCACGGTGTTCGACGACGGCCCGGGCTACGCGCTGGCCGGCACGCCGGTGACGATCACCGTCTATGCGCGCGGCTATGTCGCGAGCCCCGTGACCGTATCCATCAGCTCCAACAACGGCGGCACGCTCAGCGCCTCCAGCATCACGCTGCCGGCCGGCGCGAACCCGCAGGCCACCTACACCTTCACGCCGGCGGCCGACCGCATCACCACGCTGTCGTACGCCGTGTCCGGCGGGCTCAATGCGCCGCCGCCGCGCAAGGTGTATTCGCTGGCCGACCCGGTGGCCTATTCGGCCACCAACCTCGCCGAAGCGGCGCGCGCCATCGTCGCCAAGTACGCGGCGTGCAAGTGGGAGATGGCCGACGGCTACACCGACTACCTCGGCGGCGGCTCGCTCGCGCAGGCCGGCCAGCCGGTGCGCGCCATCGCCGACTCGGGCTGGGGCTCCAGCGCCGGCAACGCGATGGAGATGCTCAACTGGATGAACACCGACAGCGCGTCGCTCGCCAACATGCCGCCCGCCGTGATGCGCGTGATCAACGGCAAGCGCGCGACCGACCACACGGGCTGGGCGACGTCGGGCTTCTGGTGCCGCAAGAGCGCCCCCATCGACGTGATGCAGCCCAACCCGAAGAACGTGGTGCCTTACACGGTGGGCGACGCGCACTTCGTGCTGGCGGCGGTGAGCCTCAACGCGCCGCAGGACGGCCTGGTGTTCCAGGCGTCCAACGCCTACACGCGCGCCGCCTCGCAGCTGATGATCGCCGGGGGCCGCCCGCGCGCCACCTTGACCGACTACTCGGGCAACACCGTCACGCTCACCGCCAACAACGCGCTCGCGGCCGGCGCGCCGTCGGTGCTCACCTTCGCCAGCAACGTCGGTGCGCAGCGCCTGCGCGTCGATTCGGCGCCCGCCGCGACGGGCTCGACGCTGATCGAGCGCAGCGCGTTCGACCAGATGATGATCGGCTGGGGCTTCTCCATGTTCTATCCGCAGCAGGGCTTCGGCGGGAACGTCTTCGGCGTGATCACCGGCCGCGGTGCGCCCAGCGACGCGGAACTGCAGGTGATGGAGCGCTATCTGATGAGCATGGCGGGCTGA